A window from Setaria italica strain Yugu1 chromosome VIII, Setaria_italica_v2.0, whole genome shotgun sequence encodes these proteins:
- the LOC101784806 gene encoding RING-H2 finger protein ATL68 has protein sequence MGPAMSSSMALALAGFCFSVIFIVFVCSRLACALLRRRRARRSRRAPPLPQFTASHYSFAVPRHSAGGAAGGGLDPAAVATFPTRAFAGGGGGGGGPRGSGASDSSDSDADSQCIICLAEYEEKDVLRTLPYCGHDFHMACIDLWLEQNTTCPVCRISLLGNPDTDSEHTTPPPLHSIVISSPSSPESSRSDPCRCLLVSAGHSSRASEVPRHEPDQENQVASAPSVDGANNMPLSEVNPTPENNSQTVRKQVDRSTQLGPCK, from the exons ATGGGCCCCGCCATGTCGTCGAGCATGGCGCTCGCGCTCGCGGGCTTCTGCTTCAGCGTCATCTTCATCGTCTTCGTCTGCTCCCGCCTCGCCTgcgcgctcctccgccgccgccgggcccgccgctcccgccgcgccccgcccctCCCGCAGTTCACCGCCTCCCACTATTCCTTCGCCGTCCCACGCCActccgcgggcggcgccgccggtgggggCCTCGATCCCGCTGCCGTCGCCACCTTCCCCACCCGcgccttcgccggcggcggcggtggtggtggcggcccgCGCGGCTCGGGCGCCTCCGACTCCTCCGACTCCGACGCCGATTCCCA GTGCATCATCTGTCTTGCGGAATACGAAGAGAAAGATGTGCTACGCACCCTTCCTTACTGCGGCCATGATTTCCACATGGCCTGTATAGATTTGTGGCTGGAGCAGAACACAACCTGCCCAGTCTGTAGAATCTCATTGCTTGGTAACCCTGATACTGATAGCGAACACACCACACCTCCTCCTCTACACAGCATAGTGATAAGCTCCCCAAGCTCTCCTGAATCGTCAAGATCAGATCCATGCCGCTGCCTGTTGGTTAGCGCTGGACATTCATCAAGGGCATCAGAGGTTCCTAGACATGAGCCCGACCAGGAGAATCAGGTGGCATCTGCCCCATCAGTGGATGGGGCTAACAACATGCCGTTGTCTGAAGTTAACCCCACGCCTGAGAATAACAGCCAAACAGTAAGAAAGCAGGTGGACAGATCTACCCAGCTAGGGCCCTGCAAATAG